The sequence gtgtgtgtgtgtgtgtgtgtgtgtgtgtgtgtgtgtgtgtgtgtgtgtgtgtgtgtgtgtgtgtgagtgtgtgtgttgtgtgtgtgtgtgtgtgtgtgtgtgtgtgtgtgtgtgtgtgtgtgtgtgtgtgtgtgtgtgtgtgtgtgcgtatgtatgtatataactgtgtgtgtgtgtgtttttttttttccatttgaagTGTGATTATAACTCCTGGGAGGTGGAAAAGCAAGGAAGagacatggacagagagagagagagagagagagagagagacagagagagagagagagagagagagagagagagagataagtaaTGACAAAGGAGGAGTGAGAATAGAATGCTTGCAGGTAGTAGCTTCATTTCATCTTACTGCATACATTATTGTGTCACCTTTGTGAGGGCTGACACTTGAccctgaacctgtgtgtgtgtgtgtgcatattaatGCGGTTCCCAATACTCGATTCTCTGATGGACGTTTCCAGCTACCTCTCTCACCGTGAAATGCTGGGATGCAGCTGCGATGCAGAACAAATAGGATTTGGACCCCCTTGGACGTGAGATTGGGGAAGAAGGCTGGATCGACAGTGCTTGACAATGCAAGATAGACTCTTTGAAGTCCTAACTGCATTAGTTACACTGTGCTAGCCACagcggagggagagggaaggagagcagaggtgCCCAGAGATACCATCTTCTATTAACATTCAGGCAAATGGAGATCGGGTGTGAGAACATGCTTTGTAGATCAGGGAAAATCCCACTAGCGTAAATCCATTATAAGGCAAAAACACAGTAAACattcaaagcaaaaaaaagcaaaaaaataaataaaaataaatgcattCTTGTTGCAGTAAGACAGTCTGGTATCAATCCCAAGTCTCCCAATTTTATTTGAAGGGGATTTATTTACCTTTCCTGAGCTGCACGTTGAGTCTGCGTCCGATCTTCTTGTTGTAGCCGGTGGAGGGCGTGGCACTGACAGGTCTTGGGATCTGGCTGGGGCTGAGGGCTGCTGTCTTCGTTGGAGTATGCAGCACCGGGCTGGGGGGTACCGGAGTGTAGACATCTGCCCTCTCCGGATGGGTCAGATTGGGCTGTGGGGTCACAGTGGGGTGGGGGCCGCTCCTCGACATCCGTTGCGGGGTGAATTcaatgccccccaccccaccgccgCTGCTGCCCACTACTACATTGCTGCGGTCTCCGGTGGTTCGTGAGGTGTCGGGGCTAAAGTGGCCCGCGTCCGGGGCCAACTCACCCTGGGACAGCTGCTCATACTGGGCCTTCTTTGAGGCGGGCACCACGTGGAACAGGATCATAGGAGAACGCATGGCCTGGCGGAACATGTTCTGTGCTctgcagagaaaaagacaagagtcgggtgtgtgtgtgtgtgtgtgtgtgtgtgtgtgtgcacacacagaggggggagggagagtgatTCAGTAATGACATTAGGCAAGAAGATAAAGCACATTGCGCTCCATGACATCTCTCTTTAAAGTTGCAGTCAGTGGcgggcggc is a genomic window of Clupea harengus unplaced genomic scaffold, Ch_v2.0.2, whole genome shotgun sequence containing:
- the LOC122132671 gene encoding partitioning defective 3 homolog; this encodes MFRQAMRSPMILFHVVPASKKAQYEQLSQGELAPDAGHFSPDTSRTTGDRSNVVVGSSGGGVGGIEFTPQRMSRSGPHPTVTPQPNLTHPERADVYTPVPPSPVLHTPTKTAALSPSQIPRPVSATPSTGYNKKIGRRLNVQLRKGPEGLGFSITSRDVPIGGSAPIYVKNILPRGAAIQDGRLKAGDRLQE